One Halobacterium sp. DL1 DNA window includes the following coding sequences:
- a CDS encoding transcriptional regulator — MDERDVRLLKAISDLGTGSPERLHEETDIPVSTIHYRLNNLREEGVVENDLYDLDLDELGLGVTVVLEVLTSYEGSYEDVGEKISAIEGVTQTFFTMGETDFMVVARLPDSEDVERLISDFETIPEVDRTNSTFVVEEQKDLTRPLQSYDLETLLSELAGD; from the coding sequence ATGGACGAACGCGACGTGCGCCTGCTGAAAGCGATCTCGGACCTCGGCACTGGCAGCCCAGAGCGGCTCCACGAGGAGACCGACATCCCCGTGTCGACCATCCACTACCGGCTGAACAACCTCCGCGAGGAGGGCGTCGTCGAGAACGACCTCTACGACCTGGACCTCGACGAACTCGGCCTCGGCGTCACCGTCGTCCTCGAGGTGCTCACCAGCTACGAGGGGAGCTACGAGGACGTCGGGGAGAAGATCAGCGCCATCGAGGGCGTCACACAGACGTTCTTCACGATGGGCGAGACGGACTTCATGGTGGTCGCCCGCCTCCCCGACTCCGAGGACGTCGAGCGACTCATCTCCGACTTCGAGACCATCCCGGAGGTCGACCGCACGAACTCCACGTTCGTCGTCGAAGAACAGAAGGACCTGACGCGACCGCTGCAGAGCTACGACCTGGAGACGCTGCTGTCCGAACTGGCCGGCGACTAG